Proteins co-encoded in one Jeotgalibacillus malaysiensis genomic window:
- a CDS encoding DNA-binding protein, translated as MDEIKKQLGGNLRLLRKNRDLSLDRLALLTGVSKAMLGQIERGDANPSVGTIWKIANGLKISFSSLLAAPVSDVTVIRAEAVEMLEEDNGRYRVYPIFTFDPVRQWEGYRVELDPGCHYHSESHGSGVEEYMTVIEGELIITVSGNDYTLKSGDSIRFKADQPHDYHNKADQRTVCQMVIHYNEG; from the coding sequence TTGGACGAAATAAAAAAACAGCTCGGTGGTAATCTCCGGCTGCTCAGGAAAAACAGAGACCTTTCTCTCGACAGACTTGCACTGTTGACTGGCGTCAGTAAAGCAATGCTTGGCCAGATTGAACGCGGAGATGCCAATCCGTCTGTAGGAACGATCTGGAAAATTGCGAATGGCTTAAAAATATCTTTTTCCTCACTGCTTGCTGCCCCTGTGAGTGATGTCACAGTGATCCGTGCTGAAGCAGTTGAGATGCTCGAAGAAGATAACGGGCGATACCGTGTTTATCCGATCTTCACTTTTGACCCTGTCAGGCAGTGGGAAGGTTATAGAGTTGAACTCGACCCCGGCTGTCACTATCACAGTGAAAGTCATGGGAGCGGTGTTGAAGAGTATATGACAGTGATTGAGGGAGAATTGATCATCACCGTTTCAGGAAATGATTATACGCTCAAAAGCGGTGATTCAATCCGATTTAAAGCTGATCAGCCTCATGACTATCATAATAAAGCTGACCAGCGTACAGTTTGTCAGATGGTGATCCACTATAATGAAGGATAA
- a CDS encoding branched-chain amino acid ABC transporter permease produces MQMAAVSEQKSGFRAGMKAGTSIAVGYLPVALTFGLLAKTTGLTLFESVLMSLLVFAGAAQYISLSLIAAGAGAAVIIFNTFIVNIRHFLMSASLNEKMEPETRAKKSIYAFGLTDETFTVIATREGKTSTGFAFGVMLVAYGSWVVNTGIGHVIGASLPEFLQQAMSIALYAMFVGLLVPSLKKEMKVVYLAGLAAALNSAFTLSGLLDTGWAIAASTLISAIAVEIMTGLRKGARLE; encoded by the coding sequence ATGCAAATGGCTGCAGTCAGTGAACAGAAATCAGGCTTCAGAGCGGGTATGAAAGCAGGCACCAGTATTGCGGTCGGTTATTTGCCGGTTGCACTTACATTTGGACTGCTTGCAAAAACAACAGGACTTACTTTATTTGAATCAGTATTAATGAGCCTGCTCGTATTTGCAGGGGCGGCACAATATATTTCATTATCACTGATCGCAGCAGGGGCTGGAGCTGCTGTGATTATCTTTAATACATTTATCGTGAATATCCGTCACTTTTTAATGTCAGCTTCTTTAAACGAAAAGATGGAGCCTGAAACGCGTGCAAAGAAATCGATCTATGCATTCGGGCTGACTGATGAAACTTTTACAGTCATTGCAACAAGAGAAGGAAAGACATCAACCGGCTTTGCGTTCGGCGTCATGCTGGTAGCGTATGGCAGCTGGGTTGTAAATACCGGGATTGGTCATGTCATTGGTGCGAGTCTGCCTGAGTTTTTGCAGCAGGCGATGTCAATTGCACTGTACGCAATGTTTGTCGGTCTATTGGTTCCTTCGTTAAAGAAGGAAATGAAAGTAGTCTATCTTGCAGGACTCGCTGCTGCATTGAATAGCGCTTTTACACTGAGCGGCCTGCTTGATACAGGCTGGGCGATCGCTGCATCAACATTAATTTCTGCGATTGCAGTTGAAATCATGACAGGACTCAGAAAGGGGGCACGGCTGGAATGA
- a CDS encoding branched-chain amino acid transporter, translated as MNMVLIIIGMAIVTYIPRVLPLTVLEGKELNPFFQGVLKNIPYAVLGALIFPGVLFIQDDIWFGVAGAAAAFALAFLGADVMFVVLGSIVFLSVYMLIGG; from the coding sequence ATGAATATGGTGCTGATTATTATTGGAATGGCCATTGTGACGTATATTCCACGGGTATTGCCGCTGACTGTTCTTGAGGGAAAAGAGCTGAATCCATTTTTTCAGGGCGTGTTGAAAAATATCCCTTATGCAGTCCTTGGTGCCCTTATTTTTCCCGGTGTTTTGTTTATTCAGGATGATATCTGGTTTGGCGTTGCCGGTGCAGCCGCTGCGTTTGCCCTGGCATTTCTCGGTGCTGATGTGATGTTTGTTGTGCTTGGTTCTATTGTGTTTCTATCTGTCTATATGCTGATAGGCGGCTGA